The genomic window TAACTGGTTTAGTAACTACTATTGAAGCAGCACAAAAAATAGAGATGCACAACagacaaactttttgcaaatcaAAGACAACtgcagactagtgatgagcgaatagtgagatattcgtacgaatatctcacgAATGttcgatcctattaaagtctatgggaacaagtattcgactaGTGAAacacatctatttgaccatttggagggtgaaaccggaagctgggggatctgaacgcttatcgaatattcgtacgaatattcgaatatctcactattcgatcgaacagtattcgctcgtcACTACTGCAGACATAATAtgcagtcctgaaaaactactgaagcTGTGAATGAGGTCTAACTTTAATCTAGTCATACACATTAGGTAACCGTTGGGCAAATCTGACGATTTGGCAGGACAAGAgactaaggggagatttatcaaacatggtgtaacgttatctcagttgcccctagcaaccaatcagattccacctttcatttttcaaagagtctgtgaggaataaaaagtggaatctgattggttgctaggggcaactgagcccccccccccccctctggcagagaaggatcaggcagttaGATTTCCACTTGCCCAATCCTTTGGTtctaaaattaaagggaatctatgagCTGCATAtatctcatatatctgtctgtgctttcatagtatagaaaaaatatttttattatatagtacaAAGAGGCTTTccagagctcctgaagtgcagcaagctgtaacacctcctccctccaatACCTTATCCTCTTGGGGACTTTGCTTCCAAGTGTCacataatgctgtacagatcactttacagcagcctcctcttatcaccacagacagaacagaaagtctcagcttagtttttgccccagtggtgagaatgaaaactgccagatctcaggattatttaatATTGATaccgtttccccaaaaataaaacttcctccgaaaataaggcatagtggaggttTTACAGGATTGCTTAAAATAAAGGCATCCCCTGGAAGTAAGACACCCTCTGTCACCATGTCGCTAAGGGGAGGGAGGTGGTGGGTTGTCTGGTTATGTCGGTTTGTAATGTATatgttgtcatatatatatatatatatatatatatatatatatatatatatatatatatatatatatattttatattggtaatttgtattacttttggggggcaatacaatagcttaatttaaaaaattgccagacttctcctttaagctcctgTAAAgagagatgagctgtgattggttgctagagatgAATCAATCTAGGTCAATGATGATTTTTGAAATATAATGACTATTTTCTATACTCACAAAAGATGGTATTCTCCTCTGTATACTCCTTGCTGCTTTCCAGTCTTAGCAGGGTCCCGTAGTTAAAATCTTCCACCTGATTCTCAAACTGCATGCAGAAAGGCCGCCATTTCTAGGAGGGATAGAATACAATGTCAGCGTCTTACAGAGATGGAGGGAGATGCTGAAGCTCCTCGGGGACAGTTTTACCTCTTTTGCAGCTGGGGACTTAAGGTCTTCAGGGTCAATTACATCAATGCGAAGATCTGGAAAGTCTTTTCGGAAAGCTGTGTAGATCCCATCATCCATGCGTGTCAGCTTCAGGAGCCGCGGGTCAACTGAGGATATAagctgggggaagcaaacaggaTAAAGGGGCATAAGCATGACTATAATGGAGTGGAGATGTTGGCCGGTGCTCCATGTGCAGGTTTCTTGCCACAGGCGGGAACAGACGAtcagaaaaagtgttttttcttATCATAAGGCAAAACACCTTATAGGCCGGCTTCATAGCTACTAACCAGTCTGCCCCTAAGCACATGACCTGAAACTGCCTTGGAAAACACTGCAGCCTAAGGCCGCATTTACATATTCAGTGTTCCGTACGGAACATGAATGTGGAATGCCAGTAACGGAGATCCCCCCCGCTATCATTACAGCGCagcacatattcatacagttcccctgctcccagcatcatagaTGCCCGGGCTGGGGGGGTGgactctgttacaggcattccacgtccgtgttccatgcgCCCTGAGGTGGGCACAAGATTGCCACTAGTGTtgagatctgtcaaaatgtttgggttcggcaacattacCCTAACTCTCAACATTTGATTCCCTGtgcctgcagaagttggatgccacctttaaaggggttatccagtgaaaatttttctttcaaatcaactggtttcaaaatgttatatagattttttatttacttctatttaaaagttttatttcttcccatacttattagctgctgtatgttctgcaggaagtggtgtattcttttcaatgtGACACATTGATTTCTTGACATTTCTGTCAGGAacgggaactgttcagagcagtagcaaatccccatagaaaacctctcctgctctggtcagtttaTGTctaagacagaggtggcagcagagagcactgtgtcagactgggaagattacactacttcctgcagaacatacagcagcttataagtgtgggaagaattaaaatttttaaatagaagtaaattacaaatctatgtaactttctgaaaccacctGATTTAAAAAGATTGTCGTTGAAGTTGCGCTGTAAGGAGTCCtgaaatacatggatacagccataggctttcctaagagccctagggcggcatccaacttctgcagccgcgagGAATCAAACGCTGAGCGTTAGGGTTCATAcgatgttgccgaacccaaacattttgacatatCGGCTCAATACTCCACCTGAAGTCTCAACTTACATTGAAGTACACCTCTGCATGCTGATACGCCTTCATGGCCCAGGCCATCTCGATATTGGGCTGCAAAATAAAAGCAATCAATGTACGGAGCTCTAGATGGTTCTATGGCACTGTCATGTATTCACCATTAGAAAATCTTATTCATAtttcaatgcatgatgggaattgtagttttgcaaaagctgaagaGCCACATGTGTAGCtcagtcattatatatatatatatatatatatatatatatatatatatatatatatatatacacacacacacttacatcaTTGCCATAAGATTCTGCAGGTAGAGACAACGCATCAGCCACAGACAGCGCTTCTGCTGCTCCCTGGAAAACAAAGGGTAAGATTGTGATTGTTCATTCCATGACATCCATTACTTGTGTACAAACCTATAGATATAAGTGTGGACCCTGCCGTCCAGGAAAACATACTCTTTTAGGGTAACACCAAATAGTGCAGCAGCCCCCAATCCATCCAAGTTATATAGAGCTGTATGGAacacccatacaagtctatggacccCTATGTATCACCACTTGTATTTTGTAAACACCCCTGTAGTATGGCACcagactgtagtggtgatatggtAGGGAAAGTTATAATAGCGTGCCTGACTtccagtggttgcaaaactacaactcccatcatgaactgacaGCCCCAAAGAAcaggacataatgggagttgtggtCTTGCAAATGCTGTCCATCCTGGGATACTTATCATACTGCAGATGTATGTGCAatcacagtgtgaacagagcacaAGAAGCTGAtcctattcatctctatggggatcAGCTCTCACAGAAGCCATTTAAGTCTGTATTGGGACACTACAAGTCTCAGAATGGCACCAAGGCTGTGGCTGATGGAACACGTGGTTCTGACAGCTTCATCATGGGTGTGACAGGTAGGTGGCGCTAGAGCTACAGAGCACCCGCCCCGGCCCATGATAACGAGGCTATCAGGAATACCGAGCTATAGGGACACCTTACTAATATGTACGCTGTGAATTCTCACCAGAGAGCCCAAGCCACCCAAATCTCCCGGAGCCGCCATGTTGACAACCTCTGCTCTTTCCCCCCTAACCCGGAAACTAACTTCCATCCATCACGAAGCACGATCCGCCATTTGTAGTATTCCCAGCACATGCGCAGAAACGGTACGCATCGCCGCCTAAACATGACGTAATGAGCGCTCCAGCCAATGGCAAAGCAGCGACTGAGCGGTTGCTATGGGACCGCGGCAGGTTTGTATTTGGCAGCTTTGGGTGAATGGAGCT from Dendropsophus ebraccatus isolate aDenEbr1 chromosome 1, aDenEbr1.pat, whole genome shotgun sequence includes these protein-coding regions:
- the LOC138767100 gene encoding protein PBDC1-like isoform X2, whose product is MSSSLEEELTTLLDGGAIPLPDKYDVAPESPQPLKLRHNVCYIVMGILLNDQGAAEALSVADALSLPAESYGNDPNIEMAWAMKAYQHAEVYFNLISSVDPRLLKLTRMDDGIYTAFRKDFPDLRIDVIDPEDLKSPAAKEKWRPFCMQFENQVEDFNYGTLLRLESSKEYTEENTIFSTRIQFFAIEIARNREGCNDVIYNHRLNHAAE
- the LOC138767100 gene encoding protein PBDC1-like isoform X3; the protein is MEVSFRVRGERAEVVNMAAPGDLGGLGSLGAAEALSVADALSLPAESYGNDPNIEMAWAMKAYQHAEVYFNLISSVDPRLLKLTRMDDGIYTAFRKDFPDLRIDVIDPEDLKSPAAKEKWRPFCMQFENQVEDFNYGTLLRLESSKEYTEENTIFSTRIQFFAIEIARNREGCNDVIYNHRLNHAAE